A region of the Sinorhizobium arboris LMG 14919 genome:
GACGTCGCCGGACTGCACCCCATGGGCGAATTCCGGCCGGCCGTAGCCGCGCGCATAGAACGGCGTGGCGAGACCGGAAGAAGCGACAAGACCGGCGGCGCCGGCGCAGAATAGGAAAGAACGCCTGGTGAGGGTGTTTCTGGGAGCGGCCAATCCGTGCCTCCGGTTCCGTTTCGCGAATCGTCGGTTTTCGCGAGCGGACCATTGGCGAGCCAGATGTCAGCGGCTTTACAGGCGGATGAAACTATTCGGACGGTTTGGCGACAGTTCTGTGAAACGGGATGCCGCCAGACACCTTCGCCCCGCTCTCGGCGAGAAAAGGCGCCCGCAGGCGGACGAGGGGCGAGCCGACCTAATGCTGGAAACCGTAGTGATGGCGTATGTGCTGATTGAAATAGTTGCCGGCGGAATCCGCATGCAACAGTTCCTCGTAAATCTCTTCCGGGACGTCGAGGTAATGATAGGGCCTGCGATTGCCGAGGAACCAGACGCTCAACGTCCGGCGGGGCGCATCGTATCTGACCTCGTGGATCGCGGAGGAGTCGAGGATTGCGGACGATCGTAGAATTCGCATCGGCGTCTTTCCGATTGCATCCAGAGTCGCTAACGCCGCTATTGTATATCAATCGCGCGATCCTTTAAATATTGAAGCGCTTCCAAAGGTTTCGGCCCCGAAAGCGCGCGCATGCTCAAGAAGCTTGCATTCGCTTTCCGCAGGCAGGCAGCGATTGCCGCAATTCACGAGGTTTCTTCCTTGCCCCGGCCAGACACGCCCTCCCGCGACCGCCTCGAAGCCATTCTCGCCCGCCTCGACCTCCGCCAGCATGAAGAGCGCGCCTTCGTGAGACTCTATCCCGAGACGGCCCGCGCGGAAGCGGACGCTGCCGACCGGAGGCGGCGCGAGGGCAAGGGCCGCGGCGCTCTCGACGGGCGGATCGTCTCCATCAAGGACCTCTTCGACATCGCAGGCGAGCCGACGCTTGCGGGCTCCGTCATCCGCCGCGCGGCACCTCCGGCAACGGCAGACGCGGCGATCGTCCGGCGTCTGCGTGCGGCCGGCGCCGTCATCATCGGCAAGACGCATATGACGGAATTCGCCTTCACCGCCGTAGGCCTCAATCCGCATTATCCGGTGCCCGGCAACGCTATCGACCCGAGCCTCATTCCCGGCGGCTCCTCTTCGGGTGCCGGCGTGTCGGCGGCCGAAGGC
Encoded here:
- a CDS encoding KTSC domain-containing protein; translated protein: MRILRSSAILDSSAIHEVRYDAPRRTLSVWFLGNRRPYHYLDVPEEIYEELLHADSAGNYFNQHIRHHYGFQH